The stretch of DNA GAGGTGATGGATGAATTTGTGAAAGAAAATGATGTGGACACCATGTGAGTTGTACCGGCTTTGCGGTTGACATAGTTTTTCTTCAGGTTCGCTTGATTCCTTGCAGAATTATGATGACGGAAGCATACGCTAATATGACAATGACCATGAAGTTCTACGAGTCGGATGATGGCACTCAGCAACGGGCCCATTTCCCCTTCAACTTTGTCATGATCGAGGAACTAGGGGATGCTTCGAAGGCGTCTGACTTCAAATACATAATCGATCGTTGGCTGGAAAATATGCCCCGTGGCAAAGTTACTAACTGGGTTTTGGGCAACCATGACAAACCACGCGTTGCCAGTCGCTATGGACGTCAGCGTATCGACGGAATGGCCCTCCTGGTGATGACACTACCCGGAGTGGCTGTTATATACAACGGCGAGGAAATTGGCATGGAAGATTTCAGGGATATCTCATACGAGGATACCAAAGATCCCCAAGGATGCAATCTGGGACCAGAAAGTTACAAATGGGCCTCTAGGGATCCGCAGCGCACGCCGTTCCACTGGGATGATACCTTTAACGCTGGGTTTTCAAGGGCACCCCGCACCTGGCTACCGATGCATCCGTTGTATAGACAGACTAATCTCCTCAAACAGAAAGAAGCCGATTGTAGCACCTATAAGTTCTACGTTGATGCCCTGAAACTTCGCAAGGAACGTGTTTTCACGCACGGGGAGTTCCGATCCCGAGCGTACAACGACGATGTGTTTGGCTTGGTGCGGTTTGTTCGCGAAAACGAACAGCGGACGCTCGATCCGTTCTACGTTGTTATGATCAATTTTGCCGATCGAACCCACACGGTTGACGTTAGTGATCTTTATCGATTCAGCGGCGATAGCGCGACGGTACGCCTGATCGGTACGGAGTCACGGCACCTGGTTGGGGACGTGGTCGATCCGTCAGCATTGGTTTTGGGGCCGTACGAAGCGATTATGATTGGCCATGCCGATGCCGATGCTGATgacgatgccgatgccgatgGTTCAGCTGGCGTGAAAGTAACGACTGACTTGTTATTATTCGTTATTATCACCTGTAATTTCCTGTTAATAAAATGATTACAGTGAGGGAAGTCTCGTTACAATATCCTTTGTTTTAACATTTCTCAAAGGTACGAATGGTTGTGTTTGTTCTTGTTTGCTTTTCTCACAAATAATGACTGCTCATATTTTTCTCAGAAGACAAAGTCCATCAAAAACGGATGAGAAAAGCTGTGTAAGACATTCCCGTTCACAAATGTGTTCTAGAATGAATCGTGAAACAATGCAGAAAAATCTCACATTTCGAAAAAGTTGTCCTTTTTTCCATCTGACATTtcttcatttcaaatatgaaatAATCCGTAAATAGGAACATCTATCAACACTGCCataaaatttcatatcatcCAGCCCATGAACTGTTGATAATCAAATTGAATACTAATGAACATTCTTCTGTTATTTACAGGTAAGCTCCCAATTCGTTCCCCCATCGGAACCCTAGTCGAAAGTAAGTCAGTTATTAATGGAAAATCATAAATGAAGAGACGGAGAAGTTAATTGACATGAACCAAACACTACAAACCAAGCGCCTCAGATCTGGCTGTGTTTGTTTACACCCAGAAGCgtttgtaccttcaataaatccGCCAAACGTTTTATTGCCCCCCAATATATCAGCGACTATAGAATAATTAATTTAACTGATAACAGCTGCGAACAGTTTTAGAATGATCCATTATGTCGCTTATCTTCGTTTCGTACCCTCCCTTCAATCCAGCCCATGCAGCCGAAGTGCGTCAATTGCAAACGGTACCTCTTGAAGCGGAGTTTGGCtaaaaagaaagagagaaaaaaaaactacggaACATGATTAGGCACTAATCTTATCAGGTGTGCGAGGGAGAGCACACTATCAATGGTGGTGATAAACATacaaggtgattttttttcgccttGTGGTCCACACTTGAATGACAGATTTATTGCCGAATTCTTATCTGTTTTGGTGTTTTGATGGTCATTGGCAGTTTGTGGCACGTGATAGGTTTTCCACACTATGGATTGCCCATAATGCATTGGATAAGTTACTATCTTTTTGAGTATGTACCCTCTGTCCTTCAGGCATAATCGATTGTAAACATTATGATGGAAATTTGGAGCTATGCTTTATGATTTGTCCGAGACATATTCAGCTTTTGTTTCATTATTATCCAACACTTCTCTTATTGACGAAACTGGGGACAAATTGTTAGATTCAACTCCATTGTCTTTATAACTTCGTAGCACGtccttgctgtaatggcagctggTTAAATCTGGACAAAACGTAACTGGACCATCATGGGACTTATTAAAGGGTAAAATCCGTTTGTATAGGCACTCTCTTTTTCATACCTCCGAAGTCATGCTCTTATCCGTCTCAAAATCGCTGGTTTTATTGTCACAGGAACATATATCTTGCCAAGTCATGAATTTTTTGCCGAAATCATCcacgaaaacaaatttaaatctGCTAAGAACCTTGCCATGAATTAGAGTCTTGTAGAATTAGATCCCCGGGATTTTGTTGAAATCGACTTctcataagtttcatcgtcgaTCAAGACATATCCATCGCGATTCGCCTGGTTATATTTCGGAATACCTCGAAACCAAGTTGATTTTGAACTACGATGAAAAATATACTGAATAGAACTGTTTACAAACAACGAAACGCTGTCAAACGCTTCTATATCCGAGCACAAAAGCGTCACAAAAATGAAGTTTCCCATTCCTAATGATCTATACTTGGAAATAACAAACCCCTATTGGTATGATGTTCTCTTCTATAgtgtttttattttacaactagCAGACCCAGCAAACTGTGTTTTGCCAAATTGTTCGAAAATGATCGATGAaatagaacgaatgaaacgatttgaacgaaagtgtgTTTCATGTATGTGCTGTCGGAAGTAACGGAGGGCATTGTCATTCGATAAACAAACGTAAAAGATTCGAGATTATTGATGATTGTCCTCcattatcagtatttcttcTTTGATATATTTGACATCCTCCTACGCTTTCATTAACAAAACACTTTGTGCGGCTGTTCGGGTGATTatgactcgatcggatttcagaatacgggtgagtagcagggttaccatatgcacagaataatctgtatttatacagatttttttggatttcatacatttttcaaaatattgttccaatattatttatagtttgttttctttatcccatttgattatttatttaagctcgttagcattttagctgtaacatagTTGGATTTTAATCATGTGCATATTGCATGTTTTATCGTACCCATAAATTGTACATTACATAGTATTTTCAGACGatagagtattccttctgttttccattgttcagttagaccggacagcggagacagttgatatgatcattgttgtgttattaatagcacaatagtccgatgtttcttgtagagcagagcagttgtatagaTGAATCGATATTGACtcaaccgtggatcgatctcaatCTCTGATGAATGTTGCGAGGACGTAGTTTTTCTGTAAcagcacaaagatggtcaattgagggcctcgagttttgaactcacaaagtgccatacaaattaaacaccaATATCTGCATtagtcgagaatcaatcaagaaaatgaaaccaaattaggcatgtgaaggttttagggagcaataaatgattgtatggtggttagatactcctcccctctctcttagggagGGAGGGGAAGTgtgtgggctgccatacaaatgaaacacaaatttccgcatttctcgagaattaatcaagcaaatgcaacaaatgattctatggtagtaagatactcctcccctctctcttggggggggtctgccatacaaatgaaacacaaatttctacattactccagaattaatcaaaaaaatgaaaccaaattaggcatacggCGGTTTTAGGGTACGTTTCTCAAGTGGTTTAACATTTCTCCCCCTCTACATGGGTtgcgctgaataactcgagaactaatcaagcaaatggaatcaaacttggcatatagaggttttagggatcgataaacgtttctatggtggttcgactaTCTTGCTCTCTCTATAAggagaggctgccatacaaatgaaacacaaatttctgcacaactcgagaactaatgaggcaaattgagccaaatttgagatgtgagggtttttgggtacgaaaaatgtttctatgatggtatgaaacCCTTCTCTTCTCtcgaatggagagggggttccataaaaataatacgcatattccaactaaacattacaattgaaaaatttcaaaaaactctgaaggaaaatgggaaaattcgaaaaattcaattcgcatgtgttctacaattacatattgacgagcgttgttagtccatttgatgtttgcggtaacgaaattgatcttcgttcgaaagtggaaatggattttgttatgataaaactcactccttctatctatatataaaaaatggatcgccgaatgtgttgataagagcaaatctCGAAAAAGATATTGTCCGATTCaggtctgtcttcattctatcatattttcttcaTCAAACATtaattccatgtaacagagaaacatgttatttgcgagtggatgaaaaattgtgcacgagaattgtgtctgaaaataatttgatattataatgtcgagttttggtggaaatactgaaattttatagttcaaaataattttaaagggtagattagaagatcaatcaatgaacaattctgcgattggacccatgaacgtgcgcttggtaagaaaacgtggatgtgataacgaaaaattttgggcgggacgaagtttgccgggtcagctattttcgtataaaaaatgtttttcatttaaatagaatactaatttgatacagagaagttaattttcattcataattttaattttaaaaacgtgttccgcttgaaaatcaattactctaactcccctaaactagtaaccGAAACTCattgccgtcaacgcgaattagcCTACATTGAAAAGCCGGTCCGCTCTGCACTATgcagtatttcaataattcaaagaGTTTATTCAATAAGGCTTCTGAAATCGCGATCAAAAAATAAGGGATGAGGTTAAGAGGGAGAAAATTTGGGGTTTTATGTTATTTTGAAgccaaattttaaaaatatacagcaacaaaaaatattattcaggaaaatatgtttttttcagcatagagccaccctaatcggtatttaATATATGGTTATCGGTACCCTagtggtatcatatatagtttacgaccaaTTCTAACGCCTGtcaatttttttgtatataattTAATCAAAATCGGTTCAGCTGTTTTGGAGGGGGTTCGaccacaaacaccgtgacacgagattttcattattttgcaaTAAACACCATCATGGGCAATAATGAATTGTGATCCAAAACCCATTATGATTTAATAAAACCTCTAGAATTTTCCTTTGATTCTTATTCTCTTATTCTTCTTGGCCagtcaaataaagggtgtgtcacatcaaattgcatcacggaaaaaacgctgaagaaattgaatttttggaaattatatcttcagctttcgcttataatcagataagagtgtatagatcacgttggccatgcttcactgtcaatttttcgtaaatttggaaaaatgtcgtcgaacgaaaaagagcgtcgtgaattaatcctgcgcactcatttcgagaatccgaagttgtcacatcgggacatcggtaagatgctgggaatcgtccaatccacggtcagcagagtactaaaacgatacttcgagaacctaaccatcgaccggaaggtgaagaacggcaaaaatggatgctccgtcagtgaaaaagatcacaagcgcgtagttaagcagtttagacgtgatccgagaagttcggtccgggatgtcgccaataagctgaatttgtcaagttcattcgtccagcggaccaagcagcgggagaacctgcgtacatacaaggttcagaaggctcctaaccgcgacgaaaggcaaaacatgatggggaagacgcgagcccggaagctgtacaccgaaatgctgacgaagccgcattgcctggtaatggacgacgaaacctacgtcaaagcggactttcgtcagctgccgggcctgttgttcttctccgcagaggacaaagtcagcgttccggaggagattcgcaagcagaaactatccaagtttgccaaaaagtacatggtgtggcaagcgatctgctcttgcggaaagcggagcgcccccttcgtgatgaccggcacggtaaacgggcaggtttaccttaaggagtgcctacagaagcgcttactaccactattgaagcagcaggagggcccgaccatcttctggccggatctcgcttcgtgccactattcaaaggacgtgttggagtggtacgaagccaacggggtcaccttcgtgccaaaggaaatgaacccgcccaacgcgccggagcttcgcacaatagagaaatattgggcgattatgaagcaggccctccggaagaacccaaaagttgtcaaatcggaggcggacttcaagagaaaatggatttctgttcaaaaaaaactacaacctgacgttgtactgaaccttatggacggggtaaagaggaaggtgcgagcacacgggcttgggctcgaagtatgaataaaaagaaaatgccaaaagttgtttaatagtttttattttactgtctaaaattttcaaaaggatcggtctactgggcgaatttctacagcgttttttccgtgatgcaatttgatgtgacacaccctttacttcaaGCCTGACACTATTCAAAGGGCAAGGGTAGGGCATTTCCATACGCTGTAAACAATAGCGCTGATGAGTTAGtactttttatgttttcaaaaaaaaatctgcaaacAAAACGTCCCGAGAATTAGCCGTTTTATATTCGGATGTCATTTCAGCAGAAATTAATTTGATGTTGCGAAGTTGTTGCAGTTTAAACAAACAGCTGTGTGTTGTTTTGTTCTTTGTGGGCCGTGTTCGTACTAAGTATGTTTTCGTTTGTTTATGATGAAAGTCGCGGAACAGAGTTCTCCGAGAGCGCGTCTTTCGGATGCTTGGACAGCATCGGGGATAGCTACAAGAAGAACTGTTTGCCAAAAATAATTGCTTTTGTAAAAAAACACCATAAGGTTGTGTTCTGACCTGGCCTAACGTCATGTCGTTACGCAGAGGCCACTCTGGATTGGTCAGGCACGATCAATCGAGTCGTATTGGACCATACTGTCCCATTCGGTGTACGAAAATGGTTGGAAAGTCATTACAGTTCAAAACCTCTCAAATCCCATGTCATCAGATGAGCCAAAAAAGTGGACCTCAATGTGGTCTCGAATACAAAAAGGCTCCTCACTTTTAGCAAACAGTCAGATCGCATGTACTGTCAAAACGTAACCACGCTAGAAATCACTGATGTGAAATCTttcattgataaatatcttgaaTTCTTTATATTTGCAAGACTATCATCATTTTCATACATCTCCCTCTGGGAGTGAAATCGAATTTGAAAAGTTTTTAAAACTTAATGTAGTTTGTAATAAAACATTTGAGTCAATGTTTGCGCTAAAAACACATTGAATTGTATGAGAACAAAGCTCATAGATACGTTCGAGATGTTGTATTTGGGTATTCGCGGTGTTTTTTCATAGTTGGTACCTGTATTTTCTGAAATAGAAGCGACCATGTTGTCATCGCTGAAGACAAGATTTTCTAGCGACGAGAGGTGGTTTCATGAGCAGATCACACAATtcgaacaacaaacaaattattAATGCTTtcccaatgaatcaggttcaaGCTAAGTTCCAGAGTTATTTGGATATAATTCGCATTTGTAAAAACATTTGTTCACCACCCGAGCAATGGATGATTGTTACCCTTTCTAATTCGAACCCCCGAGAAATCGGTCGAAAAAATCAGTTATGACCATAAATATTACATTGGGGAAAAGTTAactattattttctcggtagctggctttagtgatcaatatctcgcgtaatatcgatcacacaatttcaagtttaggctcgttgtaaaggtgtcaaactgaacaaattcttttgctgtttttttgtttgtttcactcAATTGTGAGTAATACGgtattaacaatggag from Toxorhynchites rutilus septentrionalis strain SRP chromosome 3, ASM2978413v1, whole genome shotgun sequence encodes:
- the LOC129773221 gene encoding maltase 1-like, yielding MLSFEVLRALLATLVLLLSGVFAQQDAPKEWWETTVFYQIYPRSFFDSDDDGVGDVKGITAKLQHLKDTGLEATWLSPIFSSPQVDFGYDVSDFRSVDPLFGTNEDLEELFVEAKKLGIKIILDFVPNHSSNEHEWFIKSEQRIDPYTDYYVWHNGSSDGMQPGERPRVPNNWQSVFRGSAWEWSEERQQYYLHQFAVGQPDLNYRNEKVIEEFDEILRFWMQKGASGFRIDAVNHMFEVEDFRDEPINDPSDPLSYGYTHHIYTKDLLETYDVVAHWREVMDEFVKENDVDTIIMMTEAYANMTMTMKFYESDDGTQQRAHFPFNFVMIEELGDASKASDFKYIIDRWLENMPRGKVTNWVLGNHDKPRVASRYGRQRIDGMALLVMTLPGVAVIYNGEEIGMEDFRDISYEDTKDPQGCNLGPESYKWASRDPQRTPFHWDDTFNAGFSRAPRTWLPMHPLYRQTNLLKQKEADCSTYKFYVDALKLRKERVFTHGEFRSRAYNDDVFGLVRFVRENEQRTLDPFYVVMINFADRTHTVDVSDLYRFSGDSATVRLIGTESRHLVGDVVDPSALVLGPYEAIMIGHADADADDDADADGSAGVKVTTDLLLFVIITCNFLLIK